One window of Helicobacter sp. MIT 99-5507 genomic DNA carries:
- the fliS gene encoding flagellar export chaperone FliS — MNSQNAYNVYQQTHSKIESQPKLIEMLYEGILRFSSLAKRGIEIGDIEKKIYYINRTTDIFTELLNVLDYENGGDVAHYLTGLYMQQIKFLTQANVENNTEKIDIVIKVTRGLLEAWREIHQYEL; from the coding sequence ATGAATAGTCAAAATGCTTATAATGTATATCAGCAAACTCACTCAAAAATAGAATCTCAACCAAAATTAATTGAAATGCTATATGAGGGGATACTTCGTTTTTCATCTCTTGCAAAAAGAGGAATTGAAATAGGTGATATAGAAAAAAAGATTTATTATATAAATAGGACTACAGATATTTTTACAGAGCTTTTAAATGTGCTTGATTATGAAAATGGCGGAGATGTAGCACATTATCTAACAGGCCTTTATATGCAACAAATAAAATTCCTAACTCAAGCAAATGTAGAAAATAATACAGAAAAAATTGATATAGTGATCAAAGTTACAAGAGGGTTATTGGAGGCTTGGAGAGAGATTCATCAATATGAACTCTAA